Proteins from a single region of Thiomicrorhabdus sp. Kp2:
- a CDS encoding type II and III secretion system protein family protein: MRINTQGLTRTAVISAFSLAVLAMPASVSAALAKVYNLTETDSTIIKFDKALKRAMIANPELATAKVLNSRELLVTGKGAGRTQLIVTYREQPNIDHQVVLNVSPDQSRREEITSTLQTLLTDLNPQGTVTFDLKNIWVNSEGAVRREVDEIGNQIDGESTQKTEKRKDKEVLQSESASGEIGAQPLAGNYMVLLRGTVPNKAQKKRIHSVVSALGLSVVNMINVTGPQQIKLSVRVAEVVKGNPFRSGFGVRDKKDQFGIFPPGNLGTTANFLLNVRHVAEGTPASMSFPHSDGFQIGVNSTGGDLFGVLSILEGNNLARVLAKPELIVQSGETADFLVGGEVPIPVAQEENTITIEYKEFGVRLRFSPIVTESGQIQMTVAPEVSNIDTSAGYKLGSIEVPGFRSRKTSTTITMSAGQSFVIGGLIQDNLRSSVSRIPLLSEIPVIGTLFRSTSYEKDQSELAILVTPTFVEPIEKGAKITLPGENMTRPSVADGFWHGKLAKLLPEGQSALPELSVKVGLETP, encoded by the coding sequence ATGAGAATAAACACGCAAGGGTTAACACGCACAGCGGTTATTAGTGCCTTTAGTTTAGCGGTATTGGCCATGCCAGCAAGTGTCTCTGCCGCGCTGGCTAAGGTTTATAACTTAACCGAGACCGACAGCACTATTATCAAGTTTGATAAAGCGTTAAAACGAGCGATGATTGCTAATCCTGAGTTAGCCACCGCTAAGGTTTTAAATAGCCGTGAGCTATTAGTTACAGGTAAAGGTGCGGGTCGAACGCAGTTGATTGTCACCTATCGCGAACAACCCAATATTGACCACCAGGTGGTACTCAATGTTTCACCCGACCAGTCTCGCCGTGAAGAAATTACCAGTACTTTGCAAACCTTGCTTACGGATTTAAACCCACAAGGGACTGTGACGTTTGATTTAAAAAATATTTGGGTAAATTCCGAAGGAGCTGTACGCCGAGAAGTCGATGAAATCGGTAATCAAATTGATGGTGAAAGTACTCAAAAAACCGAAAAACGTAAAGATAAAGAGGTGTTACAGTCAGAGAGCGCGAGTGGTGAAATAGGGGCACAGCCTTTAGCAGGTAACTATATGGTCTTGTTAAGAGGAACGGTTCCTAATAAAGCACAAAAGAAACGCATACATTCGGTGGTGTCGGCTTTAGGGTTGAGCGTGGTCAATATGATTAATGTAACAGGTCCTCAGCAGATAAAATTATCAGTTCGTGTGGCTGAGGTCGTTAAAGGCAATCCGTTTAGAAGCGGTTTTGGGGTGAGAGATAAAAAAGACCAGTTTGGTATTTTTCCACCAGGAAACTTAGGCACAACCGCTAATTTTTTATTAAATGTTAGACACGTTGCAGAGGGTACGCCAGCATCCATGTCTTTTCCGCATTCAGACGGTTTTCAGATAGGGGTAAACTCCACGGGGGGTGATCTATTTGGCGTGCTTTCTATCTTAGAAGGAAATAACCTGGCGCGTGTACTGGCCAAACCAGAGTTGATTGTTCAGTCTGGTGAAACCGCCGACTTCTTAGTGGGGGGTGAAGTGCCGATTCCTGTCGCTCAAGAAGAGAACACCATTACCATTGAGTATAAAGAGTTTGGTGTACGCTTGCGTTTTAGCCCGATTGTAACGGAATCGGGTCAAATCCAAATGACGGTGGCTCCTGAGGTAAGCAATATTGATACAAGTGCGGGTTATAAGCTTGGCAGTATTGAAGTGCCAGGCTTTCGTTCACGCAAAACCAGTACTACTATTACTATGTCGGCAGGTCAGAGTTTTGTGATTGGTGGTTTGATTCAAGATAACCTGCGTAGTTCGGTTTCCAGAATACCGCTATTATCAGAAATCCCTGTTATTGGCACGCTATTTCGTTCGACCAGCTATGAAAAAGATCAGTCAGAGTTAGCTATTTTAGTGACGCCAACCTTTGTTGAGCCGATTGAAAAGGGTGCCAAAATTACCCTGCCTGGTGAAAATATGACTCGCCCAAGTGTGGCGGATGGTTTTTGGCATGGTAAGCTCGCTAAACTGTTGCCAGAAGGCCAAAGTGCCCTACCTGAGCTATCGGTTAAAGTTGGTTTGGAGACACCATAA
- a CDS encoding AAA family ATPase: MTQALSTNSMALKQALYFGVDDDLREAVRVSIMSKYHTEFMHEIPHIWPDDIQLVLLEYQGDAQQTLSQVNQLLTMAKGVQLYVLLKEKDADFIIEASHQGVQGFIECPNEVLHILSILHMQDRRRQGKNGNVSSLFSLKGGVGCTALATNLASHLNEMTDGRTVLVDLNMPLGDTALYLNMEGQRLYSLTDFVYNLNRFDENLIYKSLSRHESGLYVLSLPTEVSELDNLNGDIIKTIIQSLRRYYDHVIIDCASDLSDMTLSCLDESDNIVLIAEPSLSSLRAVNSVIQLTQKLGYIKESVKLILNRSSSHDDEMLDEVIESLDIDTVIHVANAYVDFNESLKEGVLLKEYNPDSIVNSQLNGVANMLHNGSLHIPIEQKTHQSSLVNKVLSFFMNKKKQPVKASQESLVMTDKALVQ, encoded by the coding sequence ATGACACAAGCGCTTTCAACAAACTCCATGGCACTTAAACAGGCGCTTTATTTTGGTGTAGATGATGATTTAAGAGAGGCCGTTCGTGTTTCTATTATGTCTAAATATCACACTGAATTTATGCACGAAATTCCTCATATCTGGCCTGATGATATTCAACTGGTGTTGTTAGAGTATCAGGGCGATGCGCAACAAACGTTAAGCCAAGTTAATCAGTTATTGACCATGGCAAAAGGTGTTCAACTCTATGTCTTGCTAAAAGAGAAGGATGCGGATTTTATTATTGAGGCGTCACATCAAGGTGTACAAGGTTTTATAGAGTGCCCTAATGAAGTGTTGCATATTTTGTCAATCCTGCACATGCAAGACCGAAGACGTCAGGGAAAAAACGGTAATGTTTCCTCTTTATTCAGTTTAAAAGGCGGGGTTGGTTGTACCGCTTTGGCAACTAACTTGGCTTCTCACCTCAATGAAATGACCGACGGCAGAACAGTATTGGTCGATTTAAATATGCCACTAGGAGACACCGCTCTATACCTAAATATGGAAGGTCAGCGTCTCTATTCACTAACAGACTTTGTATACAACTTAAACCGTTTTGATGAAAACTTGATTTATAAGTCGTTAAGCCGACATGAGTCAGGGTTATATGTGCTTTCACTGCCTACCGAAGTGAGTGAACTGGATAATTTGAACGGTGATATTATCAAAACCATTATTCAATCGCTGCGCCGTTACTATGATCATGTGATCATCGACTGTGCAAGTGACTTGTCCGATATGACGCTGAGTTGTTTAGATGAATCAGATAATATTGTTTTAATTGCCGAACCTTCCCTCTCTTCTTTACGTGCGGTGAACTCCGTTATTCAGTTAACGCAAAAACTGGGCTATATAAAAGAGTCCGTTAAATTGATTTTAAACCGCAGCTCAAGCCACGACGACGAAATGTTGGATGAGGTTATTGAGTCTCTAGACATTGATACCGTTATCCATGTGGCTAATGCTTATGTAGATTTTAATGAATCTCTTAAAGAGGGGGTGTTATTAAAAGAGTACAACCCAGATTCTATTGTGAATAGCCAGCTAAATGGCGTTGCTAATATGCTACATAACGGCAGTTTACATATACCAATAGAGCAAAAAACACATCAATCTTCACTAGTAAATAAAGTGCTTTCCTTTTTTATGAACAAAAAAAAGCAACCCGTCAAAGCCTCACAAGAGTCACTTGTGATGACAGATAAAGCACTGGTGCAATAG
- a CDS encoding IS3 family transposase — translation MPSSGECLFKKARCPASGKRTPNQEKAGLIDQLRKFYPLKHLLKAAGLARSVFYYHQARNALPDRYADVKRAIQQLCNEHKGRYGYRRMTYALRRLGHFLNKKAVQRLMQELNLKSFVRPKRYRSYRGQVGRIAENVLQRNFRVDAPDKKWVTDVTEFKVGEQRVYLSPVIDLFNQEVISYRVAKSARLPLVTDMLKEAVNKLTGKVKPIFHSDQGWQYQHSDVQKLLKENGLTQSMSRKGNCLDNAVAENFFGILKTEMYHRKKFNSAEHLMEEIKDYIEYYNTKRIKVKLKGLTPIEYRNQALSAV, via the coding sequence ATACCGTCGAGCGGAGAATGCTTATTTAAAAAAGCTCGATGCCCTGCTTCAGGAAAAAGAACGCCAAACCAAGAAAAAGCAGGGCTCATAGATCAGCTTAGAAAGTTCTATCCACTTAAACATCTTCTCAAGGCCGCAGGGCTTGCGCGCAGTGTGTTTTATTACCATCAGGCGCGCAATGCGCTGCCTGATCGTTATGCGGACGTTAAAAGAGCGATTCAACAACTCTGTAATGAGCATAAAGGTCGTTATGGGTATCGACGCATGACCTATGCGTTAAGACGCTTAGGTCACTTTTTAAACAAGAAGGCCGTTCAACGTTTAATGCAAGAACTGAACTTGAAGTCATTCGTCAGGCCAAAGCGTTACCGATCCTATAGAGGTCAAGTAGGCCGAATTGCCGAAAATGTGCTTCAAAGAAACTTCCGTGTTGATGCACCGGATAAAAAATGGGTCACCGATGTCACGGAGTTTAAAGTCGGAGAACAGCGAGTTTACTTATCCCCAGTGATTGACCTGTTTAACCAAGAAGTGATTAGTTATCGAGTGGCCAAGAGTGCACGGCTACCACTGGTGACCGACATGCTAAAAGAAGCAGTCAATAAGTTAACAGGCAAAGTCAAACCGATATTCCACAGTGATCAAGGCTGGCAGTATCAGCATAGTGATGTACAGAAGTTACTAAAAGAGAATGGATTAACTCAGAGCATGTCAAGAAAAGGGAACTGTTTAGATAATGCGGTTGCTGAGAACTTTTTTGGAATCCTCAAAACCGAGATGTATCATCGTAAGAAGTTCAATAGCGCTGAGCATCTAATGGAAGAAATTAAAGACTATATTGAGTATTACAATACAAAACGAATCAAGGTGAAACTAAAAGGCCTGACTCCGATAGAATATCGAAATCAGGCCTTAAGTGCCGTTTAA
- a CDS encoding helix-turn-helix domain-containing protein: MSKYNREFKLAIAKQCLSHESSLSISKRLGIPDRYIRYWTQVYRFHGQNAFIKRNTPYSFEDKYRILKHMRENNWSISYTSIVHNMSSPGTISTWLTQFERFGLSGLQPKKQGRKMKKNQKQETIKPTEQMSLEELREELEYRRAENAYLKKLDALLQEKERQTKKKQGS, encoded by the coding sequence ATGTCCAAATACAATCGAGAATTTAAACTGGCGATTGCTAAGCAATGCCTTTCTCATGAATCCAGTCTGTCCATTTCCAAGCGACTCGGTATTCCAGATCGCTATATCCGTTACTGGACACAAGTCTATCGTTTCCATGGTCAAAATGCGTTTATCAAACGAAACACACCATACTCTTTTGAAGACAAATATCGTATCCTAAAACACATGCGTGAAAATAACTGGTCTATTAGTTATACCAGTATTGTCCATAACATGAGTTCTCCAGGTACGATTTCTACTTGGCTCACTCAATTCGAACGGTTCGGCCTTTCAGGCTTGCAGCCTAAAAAGCAGGGTAGAAAAATGAAAAAAAACCAAAAGCAAGAAACCATTAAACCAACCGAACAAATGAGCCTAGAAGAGTTACGAGAAGAACTCGAATACCGTCGAGCGGAGAATGCTTATTTAAAAAAGCTCGATGCCCTGCTTCAGGAAAAAGAACGCCAAACCAAGAAAAAGCAGGGCTCATAG
- the purT gene encoding formate-dependent phosphoribosylglycinamide formyltransferase — MSSIGTPFSSTAVRVLLCGAGELGKEVAIELQRLGVEVIAADRYQNAPAMQVADRSHVIDMLDGEALRKVIELEKPHMVVPEIEAIATDTLAAMENEGVKIIPTARATQLTMNREGIRRLAAEELNIPTSPYEFSDTLEDFTAAVNRIGMPCVVKPIMSSSGKGQSVIKSADDIQTAWNYAQEGGRAGKGRVIVEGFVDFDYEITLLTVRHENGISFCEPIGHHQEDGDYRQSWQPAAMSQKAIATSKEIAEKVANNLCGETGRGLFGVELFIKGDTVYFSEVSPRPHDTGLVTLMSQDLSEFALHARAILGLPIPNITQHGFCASSVILPTGTSTQTNFSNLQQALAEPDTQIRLFGKPDIDGRRRMGVAIARAESIEKAIEKANRVADAVKVTF; from the coding sequence ATGTCTAGCATTGGTACACCATTTTCTTCTACAGCCGTGCGTGTTTTATTGTGTGGCGCAGGTGAATTAGGCAAAGAAGTTGCCATTGAATTACAGCGTTTAGGCGTAGAGGTGATTGCCGCAGACCGTTACCAAAATGCCCCAGCCATGCAGGTTGCAGACCGTAGCCATGTGATTGATATGTTAGATGGTGAAGCGTTAAGAAAAGTGATTGAACTAGAAAAACCGCATATGGTTGTGCCAGAAATCGAAGCGATTGCCACCGATACTTTAGCGGCAATGGAAAACGAAGGTGTCAAAATAATACCAACCGCTCGCGCCACGCAATTGACAATGAACCGTGAAGGCATTCGTCGTTTAGCGGCCGAAGAGTTAAATATCCCAACTTCACCTTATGAATTTTCTGACACCTTAGAAGACTTTACCGCCGCGGTAAATCGTATTGGTATGCCGTGTGTGGTCAAACCGATTATGAGCTCATCGGGCAAAGGGCAAAGCGTGATTAAGTCTGCTGACGATATTCAAACCGCCTGGAACTACGCTCAAGAAGGTGGACGTGCTGGCAAAGGGCGTGTGATTGTTGAAGGCTTTGTGGATTTTGACTATGAAATCACTCTATTAACGGTACGCCATGAAAATGGCATTAGTTTTTGTGAACCCATTGGCCACCACCAAGAAGATGGCGACTACCGCCAATCTTGGCAACCTGCTGCCATGAGTCAAAAAGCCATAGCGACTTCAAAAGAGATTGCCGAGAAAGTGGCCAATAATCTTTGCGGTGAAACGGGGCGCGGGCTATTTGGGGTAGAACTCTTTATTAAGGGTGATACTGTCTATTTTAGTGAAGTCTCACCACGCCCTCACGATACAGGCCTGGTAACTTTAATGTCACAAGACCTATCTGAATTTGCCCTGCATGCACGCGCTATTCTTGGTTTGCCTATTCCCAATATTACCCAACATGGTTTCTGCGCATCGAGCGTTATCTTGCCAACAGGCACTTCAACTCAAACAAACTTTTCTAACCTACAACAAGCTCTAGCAGAACCTGACACCCAAATTCGCTTATTTGGTAAACCTGATATTGATGGGCGCCGAAGAATGGGCGTTGCCATTGCTCGTGCTGAAAGCATTGAAAAAGCGATTGAAAAAGCCAATAGAGTGGCAGATGCGGTAAAAGTGACTTTTTAA
- the cpaB gene encoding Flp pilus assembly protein CpaB has translation MKLQRSDLILYGVALLASLLAVSLVYGYVESRVAEVESKAQVKTVTVIEKPELRSVVVANRDIYRGEKFNVDDVKVLMVPTEGVVASGVVVNPDNIVGRIAKQPIYAGEWLIEKKIGLKDVDEGRVESLLEEGMRAMRIPVSAESGLLGMLNPSDHVDVISVFESADGKRMVSRTILQNIEVLSIGQTNRMGRQNYEERKTQQDNHEGEAFVKASMVALNVNTTQAEQLALAMNVGAIHLALRGPADVALVETDGVNVKVIERSKQRPPKYKPKQNRDVIQIMQGDQVQEVFTQ, from the coding sequence ATGAAACTTCAACGTAGTGATTTGATTTTATACGGCGTGGCACTTTTGGCATCGCTCTTAGCGGTCAGTTTGGTGTATGGCTATGTTGAAAGCCGTGTGGCAGAGGTGGAGAGTAAAGCACAAGTAAAAACCGTTACTGTGATTGAAAAACCTGAGCTACGCTCTGTGGTTGTGGCTAATAGAGATATCTATCGCGGTGAAAAATTCAATGTCGATGATGTCAAAGTGCTTATGGTGCCAACCGAAGGTGTAGTGGCATCAGGAGTGGTGGTAAACCCAGACAATATTGTTGGGCGTATTGCTAAACAACCTATCTATGCAGGTGAGTGGCTCATAGAAAAGAAAATTGGCTTAAAAGATGTTGATGAGGGGCGAGTTGAATCGCTACTTGAAGAGGGGATGAGAGCGATGCGCATTCCTGTGTCGGCAGAGAGTGGGCTCTTAGGGATGCTTAATCCCAGCGATCATGTGGATGTTATTAGTGTTTTTGAAAGTGCGGATGGCAAGCGCATGGTGAGCCGAACCATTCTACAAAATATTGAGGTTTTATCGATTGGCCAGACCAACCGTATGGGGCGTCAAAATTATGAAGAGAGAAAAACACAGCAAGACAATCATGAAGGTGAGGCGTTTGTAAAAGCCTCTATGGTGGCCTTAAACGTCAATACCACCCAGGCTGAACAATTAGCATTAGCCATGAATGTGGGAGCGATTCATTTGGCTTTAAGGGGGCCTGCAGATGTGGCGTTGGTTGAAACGGATGGCGTCAATGTCAAGGTGATAGAGCGTAGCAAACAGAGACCGCCTAAATATAAACCAAAGCAAAATAGAGACGTGATCCAAATTATGCAAGGTGATCAAGTTCAAGAGGTATTTACGCAATGA
- a CDS encoding DUF2238 domain-containing protein, whose translation MLKEMHLKQFLWLAIFFMVLIWSAINPKDTLTWFLEVVPALIGLTIIVFTRKIFPLTSLLYFLILIHSIILMIGGHYTYAEVPFFDTLKYTFDWSRNNYDKVGHLAQGFVPVLIAREILIRKHIVNGQAWVNFMSVSIALAFSAFYELIEWWVALASEQAAEAFLGTQGYVWDTQSDMAYALFGAIMALVLLSKVHSRQIAKLP comes from the coding sequence ATGTTAAAAGAGATGCACCTAAAACAGTTTCTTTGGCTTGCCATATTTTTTATGGTATTGATTTGGTCAGCCATAAACCCAAAAGATACACTCACTTGGTTTTTAGAAGTTGTCCCCGCGCTGATTGGCTTAACAATAATCGTGTTTACTCGTAAAATTTTCCCGTTAACCTCATTGCTCTATTTCTTAATTTTGATACACAGTATTATCTTGATGATTGGCGGCCACTATACCTACGCCGAAGTGCCTTTTTTTGATACCTTAAAATACACCTTTGATTGGTCACGAAATAACTACGATAAAGTGGGGCACTTAGCGCAAGGTTTTGTGCCCGTGTTAATTGCCAGAGAAATCTTAATTCGCAAGCATATTGTCAATGGCCAGGCCTGGGTCAATTTTATGAGTGTGAGTATTGCGCTTGCCTTCAGTGCTTTTTACGAGCTAATTGAATGGTGGGTAGCATTGGCTTCAGAACAAGCAGCCGAAGCGTTTTTAGGGACTCAAGGGTATGTTTGGGATACCCAATCCGATATGGCTTATGCGCTATTTGGGGCCATTATGGCCTTAGTCTTATTATCTAAGGTTCATAGTCGTCAAATCGCTAAGCTCCCTTAG
- a CDS encoding CpaF family protein, with translation MSLRDRLRQVEQQRKPLAKNTKTESSEVNDAVARRTIADASLAQNPTLLEIKRRCQKKAAEDDAFYEADSQETRQELRPRLEELVREHALELGYPLSEVEVRQIGVELLDEIYGLGPIEPLLSDPSVSDILINGYKQIYVERSGQLELSDVRFISEEHLRNKVDRMLYSTGRRVDESSPLVDARLPDGSRINIIIPPLAVDGISVSIRRFPEQHLRPKDLIAFGSMTEQMFTFLDYAVKAGLNILVCGGTGSGKTTTLNMLSGLIPENERTVTIEDSAELRMQQTHVVRLETRPPNAEGVGEVTQRELLKNALRMRPDRIVLGEVRGGEVLDMLQAMNTGHDGSLATLHANSPRDSIARLELMINLSGVDIPAPSIRKQIASAIDLIIYVNRGKDGKRRVESVTEVVGIEEENVVLQEIFVFENKYNKQTDTMNGQFKATGLRPTCGKKCESVGYRLPQELFSFSKEVF, from the coding sequence ATGAGTTTGCGTGATCGTTTAAGACAGGTAGAGCAACAACGCAAACCGCTGGCCAAAAATACCAAGACTGAGTCCTCTGAGGTAAATGATGCGGTGGCGCGTCGCACCATTGCCGATGCAAGCCTGGCGCAAAACCCTACTCTTTTAGAGATAAAGCGCCGTTGTCAAAAAAAGGCTGCAGAAGATGATGCCTTTTATGAAGCCGACAGTCAGGAAACTCGCCAAGAGCTGCGTCCTCGTTTAGAAGAGTTGGTGAGAGAGCATGCCCTTGAGCTGGGTTACCCTTTGTCAGAGGTTGAGGTTAGGCAAATTGGGGTTGAACTTTTAGATGAGATTTACGGTTTAGGGCCAATTGAACCTCTGCTATCTGACCCAAGTGTCTCCGATATTTTAATCAATGGCTACAAACAAATCTATGTTGAACGTAGTGGGCAGCTAGAGCTTAGTGATGTGCGTTTTATTAGTGAAGAGCATCTTCGTAATAAGGTAGATCGCATGTTGTACTCAACTGGACGGCGTGTGGATGAGTCTTCTCCTTTGGTGGATGCTCGTCTGCCTGATGGTTCACGTATCAATATTATCATTCCTCCCTTGGCGGTTGATGGCATTAGTGTCTCAATCCGCCGTTTTCCAGAACAACATCTACGCCCTAAAGATTTGATTGCCTTCGGTTCAATGACCGAGCAGATGTTTACTTTTTTAGATTATGCGGTAAAAGCAGGTTTAAACATCTTGGTGTGTGGCGGAACGGGGTCAGGTAAAACAACAACGCTTAATATGCTGTCAGGCTTAATTCCTGAAAATGAACGAACCGTTACTATTGAAGACAGTGCGGAATTACGTATGCAGCAAACCCATGTGGTGCGTTTAGAAACACGTCCACCTAATGCAGAGGGTGTGGGTGAGGTTACGCAACGAGAGCTCTTAAAAAATGCGTTACGTATGCGACCTGACCGTATTGTGCTCGGTGAGGTTCGAGGTGGCGAAGTGCTTGATATGCTACAGGCTATGAATACTGGGCATGATGGCTCTTTAGCCACGCTTCACGCCAATAGCCCAAGAGACAGTATTGCTCGATTGGAGCTGATGATTAATTTAAGTGGTGTCGATATTCCAGCGCCCTCTATTCGCAAACAGATTGCCAGTGCGATTGACCTAATTATTTATGTTAATCGGGGTAAGGATGGTAAACGCCGTGTTGAATCAGTGACTGAAGTGGTGGGGATTGAAGAAGAAAATGTTGTTTTACAGGAGATTTTTGTCTTTGAAAATAAATACAACAAGCAAACCGATACCATGAACGGGCAATTTAAAGCGACGGGATTACGCCCGACTTGCGGTAAAAAGTGTGAGTCAGTGGGTTATCGCTTGCCGCAGGAGCTGTTTAGTTTTTCTAAAGAGGTGTTTTAG
- a CDS encoding bifunctional diguanylate cyclase/phosphodiesterase, with protein sequence MLELSSAVKKESITSPEVERFLQSERNRTQTSIERHEEAGGFSVKKMMRALQNRFSHTGDISSEIAEIVEKQVQLRTRELFRQANYDSLTHLPNRAYFNTTVEQLVLKAQEAKADFGLLFLDLDGFKAVNDTLGHQVGDELLRNVSARLMSATREGDIVSRLGGDEFVVLLADIADKETIEVVCQRIINEVSRPYWINGNDVEISMSIGISRFPLDGKTSTELVEHADQALYVSKQSGRKTYRFYDEIVEDVVSPKHVLVNRLYDAVDNGQIALQFEPQIDLTSGVIVGASLTAKWDETEIETPYLASWIEMLNDSQTGYTVGAWLMDSGLFYLKQWQQYNDAMIVSIPVMDALWKQQDLVMMLNERFANFEVPASQVQLEFSIKTLNENEALQNVLNALTAAGYQITLSEVGKTPLDLALLAQLNLQEIKLDRDWLQTTMTNAKGQKWVQALVQMAKSLDLCVIATGVESPEQAQQYRAIGCSMAQGENWSAPIDAEQLQQAIQQELTVIS encoded by the coding sequence ATGTTAGAGTTAAGCAGCGCAGTAAAAAAAGAATCGATTACTTCACCTGAAGTAGAGCGTTTTTTACAGTCTGAGCGTAACCGCACACAAACGTCGATTGAACGTCATGAAGAGGCGGGCGGTTTTAGCGTTAAAAAAATGATGCGTGCGTTACAGAATCGCTTTTCTCATACAGGTGATATCTCAAGCGAGATTGCCGAGATAGTTGAAAAACAAGTTCAATTGCGTACGCGAGAATTGTTTCGTCAGGCTAACTATGATTCTTTAACGCATTTGCCAAACCGTGCTTATTTCAATACAACTGTTGAACAACTTGTTTTAAAAGCCCAAGAAGCTAAAGCAGATTTTGGTTTACTGTTTTTAGATTTAGATGGCTTTAAAGCGGTAAACGATACCCTAGGTCATCAAGTAGGTGATGAGCTGTTACGAAATGTCAGTGCTCGCTTAATGTCGGCCACAAGAGAGGGCGATATTGTTAGTCGTCTTGGTGGAGATGAATTTGTGGTGTTGCTTGCCGATATCGCAGATAAAGAAACCATTGAAGTGGTTTGCCAGCGTATTATTAATGAAGTAAGCCGCCCTTATTGGATTAATGGTAATGACGTTGAAATCTCAATGAGCATTGGTATTTCTCGTTTTCCGTTAGATGGTAAAACATCAACAGAATTAGTTGAACATGCCGACCAAGCTCTTTATGTTTCAAAGCAGAGTGGTCGTAAAACGTATCGCTTTTATGATGAGATTGTAGAGGACGTTGTTTCACCAAAACATGTTTTGGTTAATCGTTTATATGATGCGGTGGATAATGGCCAGATTGCCTTACAATTTGAACCTCAAATAGATTTAACCTCGGGTGTCATTGTGGGCGCAAGCCTAACTGCTAAATGGGATGAGACTGAAATTGAAACACCTTATTTAGCCAGCTGGATTGAAATGTTAAATGACTCGCAAACGGGTTATACCGTTGGCGCATGGTTAATGGATTCAGGGTTGTTTTATTTAAAACAGTGGCAACAATATAATGATGCCATGATTGTTTCTATTCCTGTTATGGATGCCCTATGGAAACAGCAAGACTTAGTTATGATGCTAAATGAACGTTTTGCAAACTTTGAAGTGCCTGCTTCTCAAGTACAATTAGAGTTCTCTATTAAAACGCTAAATGAAAATGAAGCATTGCAAAATGTGTTAAATGCATTAACCGCCGCGGGGTATCAAATCACTTTAAGTGAAGTGGGCAAAACGCCACTTGATTTAGCATTATTGGCTCAGTTAAATTTACAAGAGATTAAATTAGATCGTGACTGGTTACAGACCACGATGACAAATGCAAAAGGCCAAAAATGGGTGCAAGCCCTGGTTCAGATGGCAAAAAGTTTGGACTTATGTGTGATTGCCACGGGGGTTGAAAGCCCAGAACAAGCGCAGCAATATCGTGCGATTGGCTGTTCAATGGCACAAGGTGAAAACTGGTCAGCGCCCATTGATGCAGAGCAATTACAACAAGCTATTCAACAAGAATTAACCGTGATTTCTTAA